In Flavobacterium praedii, the DNA window GGTATATATTTGGTTATAAAGAAGGATATTTTTCTTCCAAAATAGATAAGTTAAACGAAAAACTTAAAGAGTTAGATTTTTAAATCTACTCCTTTCGGTTAAATACTTTTCCTAAAAAATCTTTATTACTATTTAGAATCCCACCTACAACAACCATTATTAGTGTTGCTGATGCTGATTTGTCTATAATTGTAAATTTTTGCAATATAATTGCCAAAATCAATATCATAGACAACAATACAATTGAATAAATTTTATTTCGTACATCGAACCCTTTGACATGCTCTCGCATATCAGTAGAATTTTTTTGCCTTAATTCAAGTTCTTTTAGATCGAGTTCTTTAAGGATAATCATATTATCTATTTCCTTACTTTGATTTTCTAACCTTAGTTTATCCATCACCGATGATTGCTCTACTAGTGTTGCAATGGCGGTTACGCCTTGTTTTAAAAGTTCCTTATCAAAATCTTCAAGTATTTCAACCGAATTATTGTTTTCAACCATATTTATTTTATTGTTACTATCATTTAGTTACTACATAGCCACTTAGCTAATAGTCTTGATACGTTTTTTTGTTCTAAATTGTGAATTTATTTAATGCCCATTTTTCATTAAAACAATAATACATTACCTTTCTTTTGTGAAATGCTTTAATTTGAACTATTTGATGTTCGTAAAAATTAGCTTCAATTAATTCAATTTGTTTATCAAAATTTAATATTTTTTCTATAATATCTCTATTGCAAGATTTTCTGTAAAGAGGGTCGATTTTTTTATACAAGTAAACTTTATCATTATTATCAAGAATTGAAAAAAAAATTAAATTTTTTATTTCATTTTCTGTTGGGTACTGACCTAAATCCCAAGTCGAATAATTTTTAGAATATTTATTAATGTACAAGAATATAGATTCCTTTTTAAAAAGAATTGAAGTGTTATTTTTAGTATAATAATTGTCATTTTTATTACTTAATTTGAAACCATTATTCAATAATAACAATTCTATTTTTTGTTGTCTTTCATCAATCATTATTTCTCTCCAGTTACCATTTTCAATAAATGTTCTCTTTTATCCGATGATATTTCGAATGTTACCGAAATTCTTTCTTGAATATTGGTATTGTCTTTATCAATGTAAATTTTAGGATAAGTAATAATATCTATTGCGGAAACATTCAAGGCCTTTGCAATTTCTGCAAGTTTTGAGTATGATAATGCAATACCTCCTTTTTCTATTCGGCTATAAGTTGCTCCGTCTATACCTAGAAGTTCGCCTAAATAGTTTTGTGTAAAACGCTGTTTAGTCCTTATTTCCAGTATGTTTTTTAGTATTTGCTGTTCTGAAACTTCCATATATAAATATAACATTGAAAATCAAGTGGTTAAAATTTAAAACGCAAAATATTTGCATATGACGTATGATTAATTTGCGTATTACGTAATATTTTATATATTTGTAATTGAAAACGAATTGAAAACAGTTAAAAAAACAAATCAAAAGCAATTAGCAAGGTATAATTAATTAATCAAATAATTATATAATTAATTATAAAAAATGAATTCAAATGATAGCGGATAAAAAAAGTATTTACAGAAAGTACAGATTGCATCAAAAGATAAAGGGTTTGTTTCGCTATCAATCCAGTACGAAAACAATTTTT includes these proteins:
- a CDS encoding helix-turn-helix domain-containing protein, coding for MLYLYMEVSEQQILKNILEIRTKQRFTQNYLGELLGIDGATYSRIEKGGIALSYSKLAEIAKALNVSAIDIITYPKIYIDKDNTNIQERISVTFEISSDKREHLLKMVTGEK